One part of the Nostoc sp. PCC 7120 = FACHB-418 genome encodes these proteins:
- a CDS encoding type II toxin-antitoxin system RelN family antitoxin: MKALKVMATINDQGQLTLDHPLLTDKNSRVEVIVLIPEEEEILDDQSQAEVLADFRQAWQEAMTGQTIPVAQLWEGLEDA; the protein is encoded by the coding sequence ATGAAAGCACTTAAAGTTATGGCAACGATTAACGACCAGGGACAACTAACTTTAGATCATCCGCTTTTAACTGATAAAAATAGCCGAGTAGAAGTCATTGTGCTAATCCCTGAAGAAGAAGAAATTCTGGATGATCAATCTCAAGCAGAAGTCTTAGCAGATTTCCGGCAAGCTTGGCAAGAAGCCATGACTGGGCAGACTATCCCGGTGGCTCAACTTTGGGAAGGTCTTGAAGATGCTTGA
- a CDS encoding type II toxin-antitoxin system RelE/ParE family toxin yields MRTLAKKYRSIRNDIQPVIEQLEQGELPGDQIPGIGYTVFKLRVRNSDTQKGKSGGYRLIYYVKTATGIILLTVYTKSEQVDIAADDIQSIIADYEQRTLTEQDNS; encoded by the coding sequence ATACGCACTCTTGCTAAGAAATATCGCAGTATTCGGAATGACATACAACCTGTTATCGAACAACTTGAGCAAGGAGAATTGCCAGGAGATCAAATACCTGGGATTGGTTATACAGTCTTCAAGTTGAGAGTCCGAAATAGTGACACTCAAAAAGGTAAAAGCGGTGGCTATCGTTTAATTTACTACGTCAAAACAGCAACAGGAATCATTTTGCTGACCGTTTACACAAAATCTGAACAAGTCGATATTGCCGCAGATGACATTCAGAGCATCATTGCAGACTATGAGCAACGGACGCTTACCGAGCA